One segment of Chryseobacterium turcicum DNA contains the following:
- the ctlX gene encoding citrulline utilization hydrolase CtlX, with translation MQTTDTVLMIEPIAFGYNAETAENNYFQIEQKDADIQSKALAEFKVFVEKLRSKGVNVITIKDTIDPHTPDSIFPNNWVSFHKDGKVVLYPMFASNRRVERREDIIESIKNQGFEVSEIDDWSLPEIQGHFLEGTGSMIFDHDNKIAYGSVSLRLDENLFREFCTKYRFTPVVFHSFQTVGEERLPIYHTNVMMCVADKFVVICLDCIDSELERSKVIETIKNSGKEIIEISEEQMQQFAGNMLQVQNKEGKKYLVMSQTAYQSLNAEQIANIEKYCEIIYSDLNTIEVNGGGSARCMLAEVFLPKK, from the coding sequence ATGCAGACAACAGATACCGTATTAATGATAGAGCCGATTGCATTCGGTTACAATGCAGAAACAGCTGAGAACAACTATTTTCAGATAGAGCAGAAAGATGCAGATATACAGTCAAAAGCTTTAGCAGAATTTAAAGTTTTTGTTGAAAAACTGAGAAGTAAAGGGGTTAATGTTATCACGATTAAGGATACCATCGATCCTCACACTCCAGATTCTATTTTCCCAAACAACTGGGTAAGTTTCCATAAAGACGGGAAAGTGGTTTTATATCCTATGTTTGCTTCAAACAGAAGGGTAGAGCGAAGAGAAGATATTATCGAGAGCATCAAAAATCAAGGTTTTGAAGTTTCCGAAATTGATGATTGGTCATTACCTGAAATTCAGGGGCACTTTTTGGAAGGAACAGGAAGTATGATTTTCGATCATGATAACAAAATTGCTTACGGTTCGGTTTCTTTGAGGCTTGACGAAAATTTATTTAGAGAATTTTGTACCAAATATAGATTTACACCGGTGGTTTTCCATTCGTTTCAAACCGTTGGTGAAGAGAGACTTCCAATCTATCACACCAATGTAATGATGTGTGTAGCAGACAAGTTCGTCGTAATTTGTCTTGACTGTATTGATTCTGAACTGGAGAGAAGTAAAGTCATTGAAACTATTAAAAATTCAGGAAAAGAGATTATCGAAATTTCTGAAGAGCAAATGCAACAATTTGCAGGAAATATGCTTCAGGTACAAAATAAAGAGGGCAAAAAGTATTTGGTGATGAGCCAGACCGCTTATCAATCTTTGAATGCCGAGCAAATCGCAAACATCGAAAAATACTGTGAGATTATCTATTCAGATTTAAATACAATTGAAGTAAACGGAGGCGGAAGCGCACGTTGTATGCTAGCTGAGGTTTTCTTGCCTAAAAAATAA
- a CDS encoding dimethylarginine dimethylaminohydrolase family protein, whose product MKLNIKNETGRLRSVVLGQPNSMGGVPTLEESYDAKSYYTIEHNMYPKEEDIINEMNAFEAVLKKYEVEVFRPDIIEDYNQVFARDVAFVIDDKMIISNVIADRADEQEAYKTVYEKVAWRKIINLPETAHIEGGDVIVWNDFIFIGTCFSEDYRNYKTARTNEYAIEILKEYFPKKRIIDLELKKNDREPYLGILHLDCTFNPVGTDKCIIYKNGFVDESDYNLIIDIFGEENCFHVTDEEMFEMFPNIFSISPEVVVSDKTFTRMNNHLRDVWGMTVEEIPYREISKMGGLLRCSTMPLVRD is encoded by the coding sequence ATGAAATTAAATATAAAAAACGAAACCGGAAGGCTAAGGTCTGTGGTTTTAGGTCAACCCAACTCTATGGGTGGTGTTCCAACTTTGGAAGAAAGCTATGATGCTAAATCATATTATACCATAGAGCACAATATGTATCCGAAGGAAGAAGATATCATTAATGAAATGAATGCTTTTGAAGCGGTGCTGAAGAAATATGAAGTTGAAGTTTTCCGTCCGGATATTATTGAAGATTATAATCAGGTCTTTGCAAGAGATGTTGCTTTTGTAATCGACGATAAAATGATTATTTCTAATGTCATTGCCGACAGAGCAGATGAGCAGGAAGCCTATAAAACGGTTTACGAAAAAGTAGCGTGGAGAAAAATTATCAACCTCCCCGAAACGGCACATATCGAAGGCGGGGACGTTATTGTTTGGAATGATTTTATTTTTATCGGAACATGTTTCAGTGAAGATTACAGAAATTATAAAACGGCGAGAACCAACGAATATGCGATTGAAATTCTTAAAGAATATTTTCCTAAAAAGAGAATTATCGATTTAGAATTAAAGAAAAACGACAGAGAGCCTTATCTGGGAATTTTGCATTTAGATTGTACGTTCAACCCAGTTGGTACAGATAAATGTATTATTTATAAAAACGGTTTTGTAGATGAAAGTGATTACAATTTAATCATTGATATTTTTGGAGAAGAAAACTGTTTCCACGTTACCGATGAAGAAATGTTTGAAATGTTTCCAAATATTTTCTCAATCTCACCAGAAGTTGTGGTTTCTGACAAAACTTTCACAAGAATGAATAATCATTTAAGAGATGTTTGGGGAATGACCGTTGAAGAAATTCCATACAGAGAGATTTCTAAAATGGGAGGCTTGTTGAGATGTTCTACGATGCCTTTGGTAAGAGATTAA
- a CDS encoding TonB-dependent receptor domain-containing protein — MNAKLWIFILLLFLSFFAKSQEILNAKFSDSLKQKDSVATISEVIIQSSRRDVKLNQGNIIMNVSGNKDFKTSTNILEVLRKTPGVTVDAEDGIFIGGRISPAIFINGKPVVMSSQELQAYLRSLSPEMVESLEVNTNPSSKYDAEFKGIIDIKLKKNTNLGWVGNYIGNTSINKFNYKENSLNLSYNTEKTSYILQLGYNNGISIYRYNALQRLANTNVMRTQTYQKDDVEMYAVQMGIDYKLNDKNRFGVNLRGNFRDSERIRFGSLYTVNKDETQLVFNTESKNPTTYFQDNYGITTDYSFQYKSFKLNFLGNYLSVKNKQEDDFLNSDKPTSQLLSYWKSDLLNKINIYTGQVDATQKIGDAVFDVGLKFSDTKTNNMIRYDTLSINKQFVFDPTRSNQFSYKEKIFAGYWAYSQKFNKLQINAGLRFENTQSISNAVTIDSVVSRNYLKWLPSFSASYTFNKSSELSFSYSRKITRPVFSQLNPFRFYYSPLNYWIGNPYLQPSFTNQIKTTYRYKNWVTAFTIGKETDVMTRYPIYNPETNVLEFLGTNLPYRNFASLEMSFPVKITKWWNVNTQISGYYNYEFRPYLDEVFALEIYNYEMRLNQVFSLPKGYTINLFSNYESKTGNSLYIIKPRYTVDISVQKAWFDNKLNAKVSFNNIFDSYDQRLEFRHKQIMDNRFTHWWDTQKLILSLNYNFGTSKYQTKNIQKTDEENRAR; from the coding sequence ATGAACGCCAAACTATGGATTTTTATCCTGTTATTATTCTTATCATTTTTTGCAAAGTCTCAGGAAATTCTCAATGCAAAGTTTTCCGATTCTCTAAAACAAAAAGATTCGGTCGCAACTATTTCGGAAGTTATTATCCAATCTTCTCGTAGAGATGTAAAACTCAATCAAGGAAATATTATAATGAATGTTTCCGGGAATAAAGATTTTAAAACATCAACCAATATTCTCGAAGTTCTAAGAAAAACTCCAGGTGTGACGGTAGATGCTGAAGATGGAATTTTTATTGGAGGAAGAATCAGTCCTGCAATTTTTATCAATGGGAAACCTGTTGTAATGAGCAGCCAGGAATTACAAGCATATCTGAGGTCTTTGTCACCAGAAATGGTAGAATCGTTGGAAGTAAATACGAATCCATCTTCAAAATATGATGCCGAGTTTAAAGGGATTATTGATATTAAATTAAAGAAAAATACCAATTTGGGCTGGGTAGGAAATTATATTGGAAACACCAGTATCAATAAATTTAATTATAAAGAAAACAGCCTTAATCTTTCTTACAATACAGAAAAGACAAGCTATATTTTACAGCTAGGTTATAATAATGGAATCTCAATATATCGTTATAATGCCCTGCAGCGTTTAGCAAATACCAACGTTATGAGAACACAGACTTATCAAAAAGATGATGTAGAAATGTATGCTGTTCAGATGGGAATCGATTATAAATTGAATGATAAAAATAGGTTTGGAGTAAATCTAAGAGGTAACTTCAGAGACAGTGAGCGAATTCGCTTTGGGTCATTATATACCGTTAATAAAGACGAAACCCAATTGGTTTTCAATACAGAAAGTAAAAACCCGACTACTTATTTTCAAGATAATTACGGAATAACCACAGATTATTCTTTCCAATATAAAAGTTTTAAGCTAAACTTTTTAGGCAACTATCTTTCGGTTAAAAATAAGCAAGAAGACGATTTTCTGAATAGCGATAAACCGACTTCACAGCTTTTGTCCTATTGGAAATCTGATTTACTCAACAAGATTAATATCTATACAGGGCAAGTTGATGCTACCCAGAAAATAGGAGATGCTGTTTTTGATGTGGGTCTAAAATTCAGTGACACTAAAACGAATAATATGATTAGATATGACACGTTGTCAATCAATAAACAATTTGTTTTTGATCCGACGAGGAGCAATCAGTTTTCATATAAAGAGAAAATATTTGCTGGGTATTGGGCATACAGTCAGAAATTTAATAAGCTTCAGATTAATGCAGGATTGAGATTTGAAAATACTCAAAGTATTTCTAATGCCGTAACCATAGATTCTGTGGTCTCAAGAAATTATCTGAAATGGTTGCCGTCTTTTAGTGCAAGTTATACCTTCAATAAGTCTAGTGAGCTCTCATTCTCTTACAGCAGGAAGATTACAAGACCGGTTTTCTCACAGCTGAATCCGTTCCGTTTTTATTACAGCCCACTGAACTATTGGATTGGAAATCCTTACCTGCAACCCTCTTTTACCAATCAGATTAAAACAACTTATCGATATAAAAATTGGGTAACAGCTTTTACCATTGGGAAAGAAACAGATGTGATGACACGATATCCGATTTACAATCCAGAAACCAATGTGCTTGAATTTTTAGGAACCAACCTTCCTTATCGAAATTTTGCCAGCTTAGAAATGAGTTTTCCTGTAAAAATAACAAAGTGGTGGAATGTAAATACTCAGATTTCAGGATATTACAACTACGAATTCAGACCGTATCTGGATGAAGTTTTTGCATTGGAAATTTATAATTATGAGATGAGATTAAATCAGGTTTTCTCTTTACCTAAAGGCTATACCATTAATCTTTTTTCAAATTACGAATCCAAAACCGGGAATAGTTTATATATAATTAAGCCAAGATATACTGTTGATATTTCAGTTCAAAAAGCATGGTTTGATAATAAGCTGAATGCGAAAGTAAGTTTTAATAATATTTTTGATTCTTATGACCAACGTTTAGAATTTAGACATAAACAAATTATGGATAACCGGTTTACTCATTGGTGGGATACTCAAAAGCTGATATTATCTTTAAATTATAATTTTGGAACATCAAAATATCAGACAAAAAATATACAAAAAACAGATGAAGAAAATAGAGCTCGATAA
- a CDS encoding helix-turn-helix domain-containing protein, which produces MSFEQQMLFFFSVIGAFNGLLLGIYLLFVKKLKHIPDFFLGLILLTLSIRVGISVCTYFYPDWPRIIPHMGLSSLFFTGPALYYYVRSSFLQEQFNLKNAGNAFGILTLILGAVGLLYLIFPITWNENFARFIYGIWTIFIFLSVYEYFILSKKVGKKPAQFILPVLASNVMIFLAYQLMSTGLIQVYCAGGSLVFSLLLYGNVLILFNKKNKSVTVKEESKYSNKKIPNQQAENFVSKLERLMNREELYKNPNLKLSDLALKMNISTHQLSQLLNDNLGKSFSTYINEYRINEACEKIENGSYLKIEEIGYEVGFNSKSTFFSTFKKIMSTTPLLYKQSQIPSDTGFQSSNL; this is translated from the coding sequence ATGAGTTTCGAACAACAAATGTTATTTTTTTTTAGCGTAATAGGAGCTTTTAATGGGCTTCTGCTGGGGATTTATCTGTTGTTTGTAAAAAAATTGAAACATATCCCAGATTTCTTCTTAGGTTTAATTTTATTAACATTAAGCATTCGTGTAGGAATTTCTGTATGTACTTATTTTTATCCGGATTGGCCTAGAATTATTCCACATATGGGCTTATCGTCACTGTTTTTTACGGGCCCAGCTTTGTATTATTATGTTCGCTCTTCTTTTTTACAAGAGCAGTTTAATCTTAAAAATGCTGGAAATGCTTTTGGTATTCTGACACTGATTCTTGGAGCAGTCGGTCTTTTGTATTTAATTTTTCCTATTACTTGGAATGAAAATTTTGCCAGATTTATTTATGGAATTTGGACGATTTTCATTTTTCTATCGGTTTATGAATATTTTATTCTTTCAAAAAAAGTGGGTAAGAAGCCTGCTCAATTTATTCTTCCAGTTTTAGCAAGTAATGTGATGATCTTTTTAGCATATCAACTGATGTCTACAGGATTGATTCAAGTGTATTGTGCGGGTGGAAGTCTTGTGTTTTCTTTGCTTCTGTATGGAAATGTTTTGATTTTATTCAACAAAAAAAATAAATCAGTTACAGTAAAAGAAGAAAGTAAATATTCTAATAAAAAAATACCTAATCAACAGGCTGAAAACTTTGTTTCAAAATTAGAAAGGTTGATGAATAGGGAAGAACTTTATAAAAATCCGAATTTGAAATTAAGTGATTTAGCTTTGAAAATGAATATTTCTACCCATCAGCTTTCACAATTATTAAATGATAATTTGGGTAAAAGTTTTTCTACATACATTAATGAATATAGAATCAACGAGGCCTGTGAAAAAATTGAAAATGGATCTTATCTGAAAATTGAGGAGATAGGATATGAAGTGGGATTCAATTCTAAATCTACTTTCTTTTCTACTTTCAAGAAAATCATGAGTACAACACCATTATTGTATAAGCAATCCCAAATCCCTTCTGATACAGGGTTTCAAAGTTCAAATTTATAA
- a CDS encoding citrate synthase — translation MSDNKVILNYDGNSYEYPIVDSTIGDRGIDISKLRDQTGLITLDLGYKNTGATVSEITYLDGDQGELYYRGYPIEQIAEKSNFTEVMYLLLHGELPTEDQLNTFNGNIKKYNFVAEEMKKIIDAFPRSAHPMGVLSTLTSALTAFNPKSVNVQSKEEMDLAAELLIAKFAHLAAWTYRKTLGLPLNHGDNSLDYVENFYKMAFRLPNEEFVINPVVTAALNKLLILHADHEQNCSTSTVRMVGSAHTGLFASVSAGISALWGPLHGGANQAVIEMLELIEKDGGDVNKWVAKAKDKNDSFRLMGFGHRVYKNFDPRAKIIKKAADDLLAALGIEDKALDIAMQLEKVALEDEYFIERKLYPNVDFYSGIIYRALGIPTEMFTVMFALGRLPGWIAQWKEMRMTGDPIGRPRQVYQGAQKRDYIDIANR, via the coding sequence ATGTCAGACAACAAAGTTATATTGAATTATGACGGTAATTCGTATGAATATCCTATCGTAGATAGTACAATCGGAGACAGAGGAATAGATATTTCAAAATTAAGAGACCAAACAGGTCTTATTACCTTAGATTTAGGGTACAAAAACACAGGTGCTACAGTAAGCGAGATTACTTATCTTGATGGTGATCAAGGAGAATTGTATTACAGAGGATATCCTATTGAGCAAATCGCTGAGAAATCAAACTTTACCGAGGTAATGTATCTTTTATTACACGGTGAATTGCCTACAGAAGATCAGTTGAATACCTTCAATGGTAACATCAAAAAATATAACTTCGTAGCAGAGGAGATGAAAAAAATCATCGATGCTTTCCCTCGTTCTGCTCACCCAATGGGAGTTTTATCTACTCTTACTTCTGCCTTAACAGCATTTAACCCTAAATCTGTTAATGTACAGTCTAAAGAAGAGATGGATCTTGCTGCAGAATTGTTGATTGCTAAATTTGCTCACCTTGCAGCTTGGACGTACAGAAAAACTCTAGGTTTACCATTAAACCACGGAGATAACAGCCTTGATTATGTAGAAAACTTCTATAAAATGGCTTTCAGATTACCAAACGAAGAGTTTGTAATCAACCCGGTGGTAACTGCTGCTTTAAATAAATTGTTAATCCTTCACGCTGATCACGAGCAAAACTGTTCTACATCTACTGTAAGAATGGTAGGTTCTGCTCATACAGGTCTTTTTGCTTCAGTTTCTGCAGGTATTTCTGCACTTTGGGGGCCACTTCACGGTGGTGCAAACCAAGCGGTAATCGAAATGCTTGAATTAATCGAAAAAGACGGTGGAGATGTTAACAAATGGGTAGCTAAAGCGAAAGATAAAAACGATAGCTTCCGTTTGATGGGATTCGGACACAGAGTATACAAAAACTTTGACCCAAGAGCAAAAATCATCAAAAAAGCGGCAGACGACTTGTTAGCAGCTTTAGGAATTGAAGACAAAGCGCTTGATATTGCAATGCAGTTAGAAAAAGTAGCATTGGAAGACGAATACTTCATCGAAAGAAAATTATATCCAAACGTAGATTTCTATTCAGGAATCATCTACAGAGCATTAGGAATTCCTACAGAAATGTTTACAGTAATGTTTGCATTGGGAAGACTTCCAGGATGGATTGCTCAATGGAAAGAAATGAGAATGACAGGAGATCCAATCGGAAGACCAAGACAGGTTTACCAAGGAGCTCAAAAAAGAGATTATATCGATATTGCAAACAGATAA
- the eno gene encoding phosphopyruvate hydratase, which produces MSYISYIEARQILDSRGNPTVEVDVFTEGGAMGRAAVPSGASTGEHEAVELRDGGSEWMGKGVSKAVENVREVIAPELVGLPVFDQNLIDQIMIELDGTNNKGNLGANAILGVSLAAAKAAAAELKMPLYKYVGGVNANTLPVPMMNVINGGSHSDAPIAFQEFMVMPVKADSFSHALRKGTEIFHSLKSILHSRGLSTAVGDEGGFAPTFKGTEDALDTLLQAIEKAGYKPGDDVMIALDCAASEFYKDGIYDYRKFQTADAPQFSSSEQVSYLAELANKYPIISIEDGMHENDWEGWKMLTDKIGDRVQLVGDDLFVTNVERLSRGVKEGIANSILVKVNQIGSLSETMDAVQMAQHNRFTSVMSHRSGETEDSTIADLAVAMNCGQIKTGSASRSDRMAKYNQLLRIEEALGDTAYFPGLDAFKINR; this is translated from the coding sequence ATGAGTTACATTTCTTACATAGAAGCGAGACAAATTTTGGATTCAAGAGGAAATCCTACAGTTGAAGTTGATGTATTTACGGAAGGTGGTGCGATGGGTCGTGCTGCTGTTCCTTCAGGTGCATCTACAGGAGAGCATGAGGCAGTTGAATTGCGTGATGGCGGTTCAGAATGGATGGGGAAAGGTGTTTCTAAAGCTGTAGAAAATGTAAGAGAAGTAATAGCACCCGAATTGGTGGGTCTTCCTGTTTTTGATCAAAATCTTATCGATCAGATTATGATTGAGCTAGATGGTACAAACAATAAAGGAAATTTAGGAGCAAATGCTATTCTTGGTGTTTCTTTGGCTGCTGCAAAAGCTGCTGCTGCTGAGCTAAAAATGCCTTTATACAAATATGTAGGTGGTGTTAATGCAAATACACTTCCTGTTCCGATGATGAATGTAATCAATGGAGGTTCTCACTCTGATGCTCCGATTGCTTTCCAAGAATTTATGGTAATGCCGGTAAAAGCAGATTCTTTCTCTCACGCGTTGAGAAAAGGAACTGAGATTTTCCACAGCCTAAAATCTATTCTTCATTCTAGAGGTCTTTCTACTGCAGTAGGTGACGAAGGTGGTTTTGCACCAACTTTCAAAGGAACTGAAGATGCATTAGATACTTTACTTCAGGCAATTGAAAAAGCAGGATATAAGCCAGGTGATGATGTAATGATTGCATTAGATTGTGCCGCTTCAGAATTCTACAAAGACGGAATTTACGATTACAGAAAATTCCAGACTGCAGATGCACCTCAGTTCTCAAGCAGCGAGCAGGTTTCTTACCTTGCTGAGCTGGCAAATAAATATCCAATTATCTCTATCGAAGATGGGATGCATGAAAATGACTGGGAAGGTTGGAAAATGTTAACCGACAAAATCGGTGACAGAGTACAATTGGTAGGTGACGATTTATTCGTAACCAATGTTGAGAGATTATCTAGAGGAGTAAAAGAAGGTATTGCTAATTCAATCTTGGTAAAAGTAAACCAAATTGGTTCTCTTTCTGAAACAATGGATGCAGTACAAATGGCTCAGCACAACAGGTTTACATCAGTAATGTCTCACAGATCTGGTGAAACTGAAGATTCTACTATTGCAGATTTAGCAGTTGCAATGAACTGTGGTCAAATCAAAACAGGTTCGGCTTCAAGATCAGATAGAATGGCAAAATATAACCAACTATTAAGAATTGAAGAAGCTTTAGGAGATACTGCTTATTTCCCAGGTTTAGATGCTTTCAAAATAAATAGATAA
- a CDS encoding GLPGLI family protein yields MYKYFLFFLFFIQYSYSQDYRVMYDFSYKLDSLNPNSDHIEMVLDIDKDDSKFYYKKLIILDSLVRSGAILSYGFPIQQVIKRKIGSFENENFVNVGDKYYNYISSDEINWKIRSDVKLLNNYKVQKAEAIWGGRKWIAWFSLEIPVSEGPYKFRGLPGLIFEVKDSNNNFNYTLVSLNKMLSAFDTSNVVESNLGLNPILITLKQYQKLLIDNYNNPFSEYYTMKAGTWGLTIFDKEINSVEGLKSIKKDYQLKIINNYNPIELDKAVKYK; encoded by the coding sequence ATGTATAAATATTTTTTGTTTTTTCTGTTTTTTATTCAATATTCTTACTCACAGGATTATAGAGTAATGTATGATTTTAGTTATAAACTAGATTCATTGAATCCCAATAGTGATCATATTGAAATGGTGCTTGATATAGATAAAGATGACTCGAAGTTTTATTATAAAAAATTAATCATATTAGATTCTTTGGTAAGAAGTGGTGCTATACTATCTTATGGTTTTCCTATACAGCAGGTAATAAAAAGAAAAATAGGTTCTTTTGAAAATGAAAATTTTGTGAATGTAGGAGATAAATATTATAATTATATTTCTTCGGATGAGATTAATTGGAAAATACGATCGGATGTAAAACTCTTAAACAATTACAAAGTACAAAAAGCAGAAGCTATTTGGGGAGGTCGAAAATGGATTGCTTGGTTTTCTCTCGAAATACCCGTTTCGGAAGGACCTTATAAGTTTAGAGGATTGCCAGGATTAATTTTTGAAGTAAAAGATTCCAATAATAATTTTAATTATACATTAGTTTCGCTTAACAAAATGCTATCAGCGTTTGATACTTCTAATGTTGTTGAATCTAATTTAGGGTTAAATCCAATATTGATTACGTTAAAACAATATCAGAAATTATTGATAGATAACTACAATAATCCTTTCAGCGAATATTATACAATGAAAGCTGGAACTTGGGGATTAACTATTTTTGATAAAGAAATTAACAGCGTAGAAGGGCTGAAAAGTATTAAAAAAGATTACCAGCTCAAGATTATCAATAATTATAATCCTATAGAACTAGATAAGGCCGTTAAATATAAATAG
- the rplQ gene encoding 50S ribosomal protein L17, with the protein MRHGKKFNHLGRTSSHRSALLSNMACSLIEHKRINTTVAKAKALRVYVEPLLTKAKEDTTHNRRIVFSYLQSKEAVTELFRSVAPKIAERNGGYTRIIKTGFRKGDAADMALIELVDFNELYNPNAEEKKTTRRSRRSTTAKVAVEAAPVAEEKVEEAKAESTDSTEEKAGE; encoded by the coding sequence ATGAGACACGGTAAAAAATTCAATCACTTAGGAAGAACTTCTTCTCACAGAAGCGCGTTACTTTCTAATATGGCTTGTTCTCTAATTGAGCATAAGAGAATCAACACTACTGTAGCTAAAGCTAAAGCTTTAAGAGTATATGTTGAGCCTCTATTAACAAAGGCAAAAGAAGATACTACACACAATAGAAGAATTGTTTTTTCATATCTTCAAAGTAAAGAGGCTGTTACTGAACTTTTCAGATCAGTAGCTCCTAAAATCGCAGAAAGAAACGGAGGTTACACAAGAATCATCAAAACTGGTTTCAGAAAAGGTGATGCTGCTGACATGGCTCTTATCGAGCTTGTTGATTTCAACGAACTTTACAATCCTAATGCTGAGGAGAAAAAGACGACAAGAAGAAGTAGAAGATCTACTACTGCAAAAGTAGCTGTTGAAGCTGCTCCTGTAGCAGAAGAAAAAGTTGAAGAAGCTAAAGCTGAATCAACTGATTCTACTGAAGAAAAAGCTGGAGAATAA
- a CDS encoding DNA-directed RNA polymerase subunit alpha produces MAILQFIKPDKVILLNSDEFKGQFEFRPLEPGFGLTIGNALRRVLLSSLEGYAISSIKIEGVEHEFSTIPGVIEDVTEIILNLKQVRLKATAENQVSEQVIAKVSGQTVITAGDLGQSINGFEILNPELMICNLNSDVTFEITFNIEKGRGYVPSEQNKSNNAPVGTIAIDSIFTPIKKVQYSIENYRVEQKTDYEKLVLDIETDGSISPQNALTEASKILIYHFMLFSDERITLETEAVKASIQYDEETLHTRQLLKSKLADMDLSVRALNCLKAAEVETLGELVSYSKSDLMKFRNFGKKSLTELEELVHSKGLNFGFDVAKYKLDADN; encoded by the coding sequence ATGGCAATTTTACAATTCATAAAACCCGATAAAGTAATTCTACTTAACTCTGATGAATTTAAAGGTCAATTCGAATTTCGACCTCTAGAACCAGGTTTCGGGCTTACAATCGGTAATGCTTTGAGAAGAGTGTTGCTTTCTTCTCTGGAAGGATACGCTATTTCATCTATCAAAATAGAAGGTGTAGAGCACGAATTTTCAACTATCCCAGGAGTAATTGAAGACGTTACCGAAATTATTCTTAACCTTAAGCAAGTAAGACTTAAAGCTACAGCAGAAAACCAAGTGTCAGAGCAGGTTATCGCTAAAGTTTCTGGTCAAACTGTGATTACTGCTGGAGACTTAGGACAGTCTATCAACGGATTTGAAATCTTGAATCCAGAATTGATGATATGTAACCTAAACTCGGATGTCACTTTTGAAATTACGTTCAACATAGAAAAGGGAAGAGGGTATGTTCCTTCCGAACAAAATAAGTCAAACAATGCTCCTGTAGGAACTATTGCTATTGACTCTATATTTACGCCGATCAAAAAAGTACAGTATAGTATTGAAAATTACCGTGTAGAGCAAAAAACAGACTACGAAAAACTTGTATTAGATATAGAAACTGATGGCTCTATAAGCCCTCAGAATGCTTTAACTGAAGCTTCTAAGATATTAATTTATCACTTCATGTTGTTCTCTGATGAGAGAATCACTTTGGAGACTGAAGCTGTGAAAGCATCTATCCAATACGATGAAGAAACTCTTCACACAAGACAACTACTTAAGTCTAAATTAGCAGATATGGATCTTTCTGTAAGAGCCCTAAACTGTCTAAAAGCAGCTGAAGTAGAAACTCTAGGTGAGCTTGTTTCTTACAGTAAGTCTGATTTGATGAAATTCAGAAATTTTGGTAAAAAATCTTTGACAGAACTAGAAGAATTGGTGCATTCAAAAGGTCTTAACTTCGGTTTTGACGTTGCAAAATATAAATTAGACGCTGATAATTAA
- the rpsD gene encoding 30S ribosomal protein S4, translated as MARYIGPKTKIARKFGAAIYGDDKNFEKRKNQPPGQHGVNKRRGAKKSEYAVQLMEKQKAKYTYGILERQFANLFEKAHRSKGVTGEVLLQLCESRLDNVVYRLGFAKTRSGARQLTSHRHITVNGEILNIPSYLVKAGDVIAVREKSKSLEVVADALASKANYEWLQFNDEKKEGTFISAPERIQIPEDIKEQLIVELYSK; from the coding sequence ATGGCAAGATATATTGGACCTAAAACTAAGATTGCTAGAAAGTTTGGTGCTGCAATCTACGGAGATGATAAAAACTTCGAGAAAAGAAAAAACCAACCGCCAGGACAACATGGCGTTAACAAAAGAAGAGGAGCAAAGAAATCAGAATATGCTGTCCAGTTAATGGAAAAGCAAAAAGCTAAATATACTTACGGTATTTTAGAAAGACAATTTGCAAACTTGTTTGAAAAAGCACACAGAAGTAAAGGGGTAACAGGGGAAGTCCTATTACAACTTTGCGAATCAAGATTGGATAACGTTGTTTACAGATTAGGTTTTGCTAAAACTAGATCTGGAGCAAGACAGTTAACTTCTCACAGACACATTACTGTGAATGGTGAGATCCTTAACATTCCATCTTATTTAGTGAAAGCTGGTGATGTAATCGCTGTAAGAGAAAAATCTAAGTCTCTTGAAGTTGTTGCTGATGCTTTGGCATCAAAAGCAAATTATGAGTGGTTACAGTTCAATGACGAGAAAAAAGAAGGTACCTTCATTTCTGCTCCTGAAAGAATCCAAATTCCGGAAGACATCAAGGAACAGCTTATCGTCGAACTTTACTCTAAATAA